In one window of Athene noctua chromosome 17, bAthNoc1.hap1.1, whole genome shotgun sequence DNA:
- the DGCR2 gene encoding integral membrane protein DGCR2/IDD isoform X1 produces MVPKADSGTFLLLFLLVLSITEPLRPGPRLAFARLLSELRCTPGQFACRSGTIQCIPSNWQCDGWPTCEDESDEVDCPGLTGDQRTYHGKENVDSRHNRGRGGETTRFHTVNVAQPVRFSRKCPTGWHHYEGTASCYRVYLNGENYWDAVQTCQRVNGSLATFTADQELRFILAQEWDLEEKTFVRKDQRRFWVGYQYVITNRNHSLEGHWEVAYKGSSEVFLPPDPIFGTAMSENENVLCAQLQCFHFPTLRHHGLHSWYAENCYEKSSFLCKRSQTCVDIKDNIVDEGYYFTPKGNDPCLSCTCHNGEPEMCVAALCERPQGCQQYRKDPKECCKFTCLDPDGNSLFDSMAGGMRLIVSCISSFLILSLLLFMVHRLRQRRRERIESLIGANLHHFNLGRRMPGFDYGPDGFGTGLTPLHLSDDGEGGAFHFHDPPPPYTAYKYPDIQHPDDPPPPYEASVNPDSILCSTPDGVLSQTVQSSPPSLGNCDVSPQLTEGSLPPSVGPSPVELEDSADSSTFLVPPDTPLNENTPAETLTGSRHSHCSLNTIV; encoded by the exons GTCCGCGACTAGCTTTCGCAAGACTTCTTTCAG AGCTCCGCTGCACCCCAGGGCAGTTTGCGTGTCGGAGTGGTACCATCCAGTGCATCCCTTCAAATTGGCAGTGTGATGGATGGCCCACCTGTGAAGATGAGAGTGATGAAGTTGACTGTCCAG GCTTGACAGGGGACCAGCGAACTTACCATGGGAAGGAGAATGTGGACTCCAGGCACAatcgagggagaggaggagagacaaCCCGCTTTCACACTGTCAATGTGGCACAGCCTGTCCGATTTAGTA GAAAGTGCCCAACAGGATGGCACCACTATGAGGGCACAGCCAGCTGTTATAGAGTGTATTTAAATGGGGAGAACTACTGGGACGCTGTGCAGACATGTCAGCGGGTGAATGGATCCCTTGCTACCTTCACTGCAGACCAAGAGCTAAGGTTTATCTTGGCACAGGAGTGGgacttggaagaaaaaacatttgtaagGAAGGACCAGCGTAG GTTCTGGGTTGGATATCAGTATGTGATCACCAATCGAAATCACTCTCTAGAAGGTCATTGGGAAGTAGCTTATAAAG gctcttcagaagtatttttaccCCCTGACCCTATCTTTGGTACGGCtatgtctgaaaatgaaaacgTTCTTTGTGCCCAGCTTCAGTGTTTCCATTTTCCTACCCTTCGGCACCATGGTTTACACAGCTGGTATGCTGAAAACTGCTATGAGAAATCTTCGTTCCTCTGCAAAAGGA GCCAGACTTGCGTTGATATCAAAGACAACATTGTTGATGAAGGCTACTATTTCACTCCAAAAGGGAATGATCCCTGTTTGAGCTGCACATGTCACAACGGTGAACCAGAAATGTGTGTGGCTGCTTTGTGTGAACGGCCCCAGGGGTGTCAGCAATATCGCAAAGACCCTAAGGAGTGCTGCAAATTTACATGTTTAGACCCAG ATGGCAACAGTTTGTTTGACTCGATGGCTGGTGGAATGCGTCTGATCGTTAGCTGCATTTCCTCCTTTCTCAtcctctctctgctgcttttcatgGTCCACCGGTTACGCCAGAGGCGGAGAGAGCGCATAGAGTCTTTGATTGGAGCAAATT TGCACCATTTTAACTTGGGCCGCAGGATGCCTGGTTTTGATTATGGTCCCGATGGTTTTGGAACTGGCCTTACTCCACTGCATCTTTCAGATGATGGGGAAGGTGGGGCATTTCATTTCCATGATCCACCTCCACCCTATACTGCTTACAAGTACCCAGATATTCAACATCCAGATGACCCACCTCCTCCTTATGAGGCTTCTGTCAATCCAGACAGCATCCTTTGTTCCACTCCAG ATGGAGTTCTTTCTCAGACTGTGCAAAGCAGTCCTCCATCACTAGGAAACTGTGATGTATCCCCGCAGCTTACAGAGGGATCGCTTCCTCCCTCAGTTGGTCCTTCTCCAGTGGAGCTGGAAGACTCTGCTGACAGCAGCACCTTTCTTGTCCCTCCTGACACACCGCTAAATGAAAACACACCGGCAGAAACTCTTACGGGCAGCCGTCACAGCCACTGTTCTCTCAATACCATTGTATAA
- the DGCR2 gene encoding integral membrane protein DGCR2/IDD isoform X2, producing MVPKADSGTFLLLFLLVLSITEPLRPELRCTPGQFACRSGTIQCIPSNWQCDGWPTCEDESDEVDCPGLTGDQRTYHGKENVDSRHNRGRGGETTRFHTVNVAQPVRFSSFLGKCPTGWHHYEGTASCYRVYLNGENYWDAVQTCQRVNGSLATFTADQELRFILAQEWDLEEKTFVRKDQRRFWVGYQYVITNRNHSLEGHWEVAYKGSSEVFLPPDPIFGTAMSENENVLCAQLQCFHFPTLRHHGLHSWYAENCYEKSSFLCKRSQTCVDIKDNIVDEGYYFTPKGNDPCLSCTCHNGEPEMCVAALCERPQGCQQYRKDPKECCKFTCLDPDGNSLFDSMAGGMRLIVSCISSFLILSLLLFMVHRLRQRRRERIESLIGANLHHFNLGRRMPGFDYGPDGFGTGLTPLHLSDDGEGGAFHFHDPPPPYTAYKYPDIQHPDDPPPPYEASVNPDSILCSTPDGVLSQTVQSSPPSLGNCDVSPQLTEGSLPPSVGPSPVELEDSADSSTFLVPPDTPLNENTPAETLTGSRHSHCSLNTIV from the exons AGCTCCGCTGCACCCCAGGGCAGTTTGCGTGTCGGAGTGGTACCATCCAGTGCATCCCTTCAAATTGGCAGTGTGATGGATGGCCCACCTGTGAAGATGAGAGTGATGAAGTTGACTGTCCAG GCTTGACAGGGGACCAGCGAACTTACCATGGGAAGGAGAATGTGGACTCCAGGCACAatcgagggagaggaggagagacaaCCCGCTTTCACACTGTCAATGTGGCACAGCCTGTCCGATTTAGTA GTTTCCTAGGAAAGTGCCCAACAGGATGGCACCACTATGAGGGCACAGCCAGCTGTTATAGAGTGTATTTAAATGGGGAGAACTACTGGGACGCTGTGCAGACATGTCAGCGGGTGAATGGATCCCTTGCTACCTTCACTGCAGACCAAGAGCTAAGGTTTATCTTGGCACAGGAGTGGgacttggaagaaaaaacatttgtaagGAAGGACCAGCGTAG GTTCTGGGTTGGATATCAGTATGTGATCACCAATCGAAATCACTCTCTAGAAGGTCATTGGGAAGTAGCTTATAAAG gctcttcagaagtatttttaccCCCTGACCCTATCTTTGGTACGGCtatgtctgaaaatgaaaacgTTCTTTGTGCCCAGCTTCAGTGTTTCCATTTTCCTACCCTTCGGCACCATGGTTTACACAGCTGGTATGCTGAAAACTGCTATGAGAAATCTTCGTTCCTCTGCAAAAGGA GCCAGACTTGCGTTGATATCAAAGACAACATTGTTGATGAAGGCTACTATTTCACTCCAAAAGGGAATGATCCCTGTTTGAGCTGCACATGTCACAACGGTGAACCAGAAATGTGTGTGGCTGCTTTGTGTGAACGGCCCCAGGGGTGTCAGCAATATCGCAAAGACCCTAAGGAGTGCTGCAAATTTACATGTTTAGACCCAG ATGGCAACAGTTTGTTTGACTCGATGGCTGGTGGAATGCGTCTGATCGTTAGCTGCATTTCCTCCTTTCTCAtcctctctctgctgcttttcatgGTCCACCGGTTACGCCAGAGGCGGAGAGAGCGCATAGAGTCTTTGATTGGAGCAAATT TGCACCATTTTAACTTGGGCCGCAGGATGCCTGGTTTTGATTATGGTCCCGATGGTTTTGGAACTGGCCTTACTCCACTGCATCTTTCAGATGATGGGGAAGGTGGGGCATTTCATTTCCATGATCCACCTCCACCCTATACTGCTTACAAGTACCCAGATATTCAACATCCAGATGACCCACCTCCTCCTTATGAGGCTTCTGTCAATCCAGACAGCATCCTTTGTTCCACTCCAG ATGGAGTTCTTTCTCAGACTGTGCAAAGCAGTCCTCCATCACTAGGAAACTGTGATGTATCCCCGCAGCTTACAGAGGGATCGCTTCCTCCCTCAGTTGGTCCTTCTCCAGTGGAGCTGGAAGACTCTGCTGACAGCAGCACCTTTCTTGTCCCTCCTGACACACCGCTAAATGAAAACACACCGGCAGAAACTCTTACGGGCAGCCGTCACAGCCACTGTTCTCTCAATACCATTGTATAA
- the DGCR2 gene encoding integral membrane protein DGCR2/IDD isoform X3, translating to MVPKADSGTFLLLFLLVLSITEPLRPELRCTPGQFACRSGTIQCIPSNWQCDGWPTCEDESDEVDCPGLTGDQRTYHGKENVDSRHNRGRGGETTRFHTVNVAQPVRFSRKCPTGWHHYEGTASCYRVYLNGENYWDAVQTCQRVNGSLATFTADQELRFILAQEWDLEEKTFVRKDQRRFWVGYQYVITNRNHSLEGHWEVAYKGSSEVFLPPDPIFGTAMSENENVLCAQLQCFHFPTLRHHGLHSWYAENCYEKSSFLCKRSQTCVDIKDNIVDEGYYFTPKGNDPCLSCTCHNGEPEMCVAALCERPQGCQQYRKDPKECCKFTCLDPDGNSLFDSMAGGMRLIVSCISSFLILSLLLFMVHRLRQRRRERIESLIGANLHHFNLGRRMPGFDYGPDGFGTGLTPLHLSDDGEGGAFHFHDPPPPYTAYKYPDIQHPDDPPPPYEASVNPDSILCSTPDGVLSQTVQSSPPSLGNCDVSPQLTEGSLPPSVGPSPVELEDSADSSTFLVPPDTPLNENTPAETLTGSRHSHCSLNTIV from the exons AGCTCCGCTGCACCCCAGGGCAGTTTGCGTGTCGGAGTGGTACCATCCAGTGCATCCCTTCAAATTGGCAGTGTGATGGATGGCCCACCTGTGAAGATGAGAGTGATGAAGTTGACTGTCCAG GCTTGACAGGGGACCAGCGAACTTACCATGGGAAGGAGAATGTGGACTCCAGGCACAatcgagggagaggaggagagacaaCCCGCTTTCACACTGTCAATGTGGCACAGCCTGTCCGATTTAGTA GAAAGTGCCCAACAGGATGGCACCACTATGAGGGCACAGCCAGCTGTTATAGAGTGTATTTAAATGGGGAGAACTACTGGGACGCTGTGCAGACATGTCAGCGGGTGAATGGATCCCTTGCTACCTTCACTGCAGACCAAGAGCTAAGGTTTATCTTGGCACAGGAGTGGgacttggaagaaaaaacatttgtaagGAAGGACCAGCGTAG GTTCTGGGTTGGATATCAGTATGTGATCACCAATCGAAATCACTCTCTAGAAGGTCATTGGGAAGTAGCTTATAAAG gctcttcagaagtatttttaccCCCTGACCCTATCTTTGGTACGGCtatgtctgaaaatgaaaacgTTCTTTGTGCCCAGCTTCAGTGTTTCCATTTTCCTACCCTTCGGCACCATGGTTTACACAGCTGGTATGCTGAAAACTGCTATGAGAAATCTTCGTTCCTCTGCAAAAGGA GCCAGACTTGCGTTGATATCAAAGACAACATTGTTGATGAAGGCTACTATTTCACTCCAAAAGGGAATGATCCCTGTTTGAGCTGCACATGTCACAACGGTGAACCAGAAATGTGTGTGGCTGCTTTGTGTGAACGGCCCCAGGGGTGTCAGCAATATCGCAAAGACCCTAAGGAGTGCTGCAAATTTACATGTTTAGACCCAG ATGGCAACAGTTTGTTTGACTCGATGGCTGGTGGAATGCGTCTGATCGTTAGCTGCATTTCCTCCTTTCTCAtcctctctctgctgcttttcatgGTCCACCGGTTACGCCAGAGGCGGAGAGAGCGCATAGAGTCTTTGATTGGAGCAAATT TGCACCATTTTAACTTGGGCCGCAGGATGCCTGGTTTTGATTATGGTCCCGATGGTTTTGGAACTGGCCTTACTCCACTGCATCTTTCAGATGATGGGGAAGGTGGGGCATTTCATTTCCATGATCCACCTCCACCCTATACTGCTTACAAGTACCCAGATATTCAACATCCAGATGACCCACCTCCTCCTTATGAGGCTTCTGTCAATCCAGACAGCATCCTTTGTTCCACTCCAG ATGGAGTTCTTTCTCAGACTGTGCAAAGCAGTCCTCCATCACTAGGAAACTGTGATGTATCCCCGCAGCTTACAGAGGGATCGCTTCCTCCCTCAGTTGGTCCTTCTCCAGTGGAGCTGGAAGACTCTGCTGACAGCAGCACCTTTCTTGTCCCTCCTGACACACCGCTAAATGAAAACACACCGGCAGAAACTCTTACGGGCAGCCGTCACAGCCACTGTTCTCTCAATACCATTGTATAA